The sequence below is a genomic window from Cicer arietinum cultivar CDC Frontier isolate Library 1 chromosome 6, Cicar.CDCFrontier_v2.0, whole genome shotgun sequence.
cagcatctgttgaagttaatacaacaagaaaattatgtgtattgCACAAGAAGATGGGAGAATTATGatgttttgagagatatattttggacgcatactgattgtataaagttgttaaacacgtttcattttgttttgatatgtgatatcacatacaaaacaaatagatatcgGTTCGActacttgaaattgttggtgtcacatttactagtttgacattttcggttgggtttgcttatttggaacaagagcgacaagataacttcatctggacatttgaaaaggtacgaaagttgttcaaatctgagactttaatttctaaagttattgtgactggTAGAGATAttgccatgatgaatgcgattagtgttgtgtttcctacttcaatacatttgctatgtcattttcatattggaaaaaatgttggggcaatatgcaaacaatatgtgaaaaaggatagacaagaagaagtaatggaGGAGTATGATCATCACTTGCAACATTGGTCGAATATGACTTTTCATTCTTATTTAACAGTTGCgccttttcaaaatttaatttatgcaaAATGAAACACATGTAGGAATCGAACATAGGACATACCAAATTTGCTtctgttgggaaaaatagcataagttaaaaagaattaagacacaatcacaacaccagaatataacgtggaaactccaaaaccggagaaaaaaccacggccgctgcctaaaccggcaaccagagaattaacactatgtgaaaattgttacaacacataagacttctctcactcacaccagcacccccagtacaaccacactcttacaaagcaaatatNNNNNNNNNNNNNNNNNNNNNNNNNNNNNNNNNNNNNNNNNNNNNNNNNNNNNNNNNNNNNNNNNNNNNNNNNNNNNNNNNNNNNNNNNNNNNNNNNNNNNNNNNNNNNNNNNNNNNNNNNNNNNNNNNNNNNNNNNNNNNNNNNNNNNNNNNNNNNNNNNNNNNNNNNNNNNNNNNNNNNNNNNNNNNNNNNNNNNNNNNNNNNNNNNNNNNNNNNNNNNNNNNNNNNNNNNNNNNNNNNNNNNNNNNNNNNNNNNNNNNNNNNNNNNNNNNNNNNNNNNNNNNNNNNNNNNNNNNNNNNNNNNNNNNNNNNNNNNNNNNNNNNNNNNNNNNNNNNNNNNNNNNNNNNNNNNNNNNNNNNNNNNNNNNNNNNNNNNNNNNNNNNNNNNNNNNNNNNNNNNNNNNNNNNNNNNNNNNNNNNNNNNNNNNNNNNNNNNNNNNNNNNNNNNNNNNNNNNNNNNNNNNNNNNNNNNNNNNNNNNNNNNNNNNNNNNNNNNNNNNNNNNNNNNNNNNNNNNNNNNNNNNNNNNNNNNNNNNNNNNNNNNNNNNNNNNNNNNNNNNNNNNNNNNNNNNNNNNNNNNNNNNNNNNNNNNNNNNNNNNNNNNNNNNNNNNNNNNNNNNNNNNNNNNNNNNNNNNNNNNNNNNNNNNNNNNNNNNNNNNNNNNNNNNNNNNNNNNNNNNNNNNNNNNNNNNNNNNNNNNNNNNNNNNNNNNNNNNNNNNNNNNNNNNNNNNNNNNNNNNNNNNNNNNNNNNNNNNNNNNNNNNNNNNNNNNNNNNNNNNNNNNNNNNNNNNNNNNNNNNNNNNNNNNNNNNNNNNNNNNNNNNNNNNNNNNNNNNNNNNNNNNNNNNNNNNNNNNNNNNNNNNNNNNNNNNNNNNNNNNNNNNNNNNNNNNNNNNNNCAGATACTGCTCCACCTGGACAATTTCTCTTCACATGCCCAGGCTTTCCACACTCCTAGCACACCAAATTCTTTCAACGCCTTGTGTAATCCTGATTGTATAAGCACATCCTTGACTTGCACTTTCCACAAGCCAAAgttgattcttccatcaaaCTTCTCTATGTCAAACTTCACAACGCTTGAATAAGACCTAATAGTTGCACGCAGACTGTAAACTGTGCACCAGGTAAgttcccaggaaagagaggtgggtcacaacagacacgcttaaataccaagtctttccttagccagaacCTCCCTAAACAGCACTTTCACAGTATCACCTTTCCCCTAACAATACCAAGGATAATTCTTTTCTGATGTGGAAGATCAGACAAAGCTGCAACCACAGAGcatactaagaaaaattatcctaccgaacctccgaaccttggctcttgataccagttgtagggaaaaatagcataagttaaaaagaattaagacacaatcacaacacaagaatataacgtggaaactccaaaaccggagaaaaaaccacggccgctgcctaaaccggcaaccagagaattaacactatgtgaaaattgttacaacacataagacttctctcactcacaccagacaccccagtacaaccacactcttacaaagcaaatatttaaactaagtcagatacaagcttaaagtgctattgctgactggtgcatttgaaaacaaaggaccaaaacccaatatatagccttggccttctccttattctcccacactaaaggatgtgggacttgcaatcaaccccaacagcTTCTAGAACACAACCAATTGAACCAACAACTAAATCATGTCAATTATCACcaattatacatacatatattatccaatattttggaaatatctcacaatctcctaccattttcaaaatatacttaGTCCCATAATTTTGGAAATTTCATGGTTTCAGATAATGGAAATATCATGGTTTTTCAGATAATGGTATCTTACGATAATGGTATCCCgaatagattggtagacaagctttgaaccagttattcattagaacaagtgtgcacAACTTACACATGAAATCTCGGTACTATCGAAAGAATTATAAAGATGACACATTTGTTAAGGTCTTGTGTCGTGTACCCTTTtcatgagaatttaagagtcaagcCCCTTAACTCTCTGAAGCGGCCTCACTTCATCCTCACATAGGTAGACTATATCAGAAATACACTCATAATATGTATTTCAACAAATTTATGCTATATGTCTATTAAGAGTAAAACTCAACCTTCCAACTTTACATttatggtccaagtactttcaatctttgggatgtatctatattcaagtacttgcaatcattctaatagtgtactttatcattgaactcaagacttgatgttactcaagtgtgagtcgactttccaccattgatgattaattagatatgaGCTTGAGTCCCATCCCCAATGATGTCTTCAACACCATGTCCCTTGTCagacctttcgtcaaaggatctgcgagattcttttcagttcttacaaatactatggatattactccatttaaaattaaatcttttacaTAGTTATGTCTTAGACCAATATGTCTAGATTTTCCATTATATACTTGGTTATATGCTTTGGACAGTGTGGATTGACTATCGCAATGTATGGATACCGGTGCCATTGGCTTTGGccaaattggtatctcatacaACAAATTTCTTAGCCATTCTGCCTCTTTACTACCTACAGCTAGGGCAATGAACTCTACAGCCATGGTGGAGTCGGCaatgcaagtttgtttctttgatcccCAAGAAACTGCACCTCCACCAAGGTTGAAGATTCATCCACTTGTGGAAGCATGATCCTCAACATAAGTTACCCAACTAACATCTGTATATCCTTCCAAAACTGAAGGATATCCACTATAGACTAAAGTATAGTTAATTGTtccttttcaaatattttaatactctattAACAACCTGCcaatgttctttacttggattGCTAGTATACCGACTTAATCTACCTACAACACACACTATATCAGGTCTAGTACAGGTCATGGCATACATCAAGCATTTGATTACCTTTGAGTAATCTAGTTGTGCCACAGAGCATCCTTTATGTGGttgtaaattgacattttgatcaaatggggtagtaacaggtttgcaatcaaattgatcaaatttctttagcactttctcaatataatgagattgagataaaccaatatttactccatctctaatgattttaattcctaaaatcacatctgcttcacctaaatctttcatatcaaaattttttgataagaaagttttagttttttctacctcatctaaattggtgccaaagattaacatatcatccacatataaacaaatcataacaccatttccattatgaaatttactataaatacacttgtcagattcatttattttgtatccattagaaagcaaaactttatcaaacttttggtgccattgtttgggtgcttgttttaacccgTATAAGGATTTAGTCAATTTACACACTTTATGTTCTTGCCCTTTGACAACAAATCCTTCAGGTTGTTTCATATACACCTCTTCATCTANNNNNNNNNNNNNNNNNNNNNNNNNNNNNNNNNNNNNNNNNNNNNNNNNNNNNNNNNNNNNNNNNNNNNNNNNNNNNNNNNNNNNNNNNNNNNNNNNNNNNNNNNNNNNNNNNNNNNNNNNNNNNNNNNNNNNNNNNNNNNNNNNNNNNNNNNNNNNNNNNNNNNNNNNNNNNNNNNNNNNNNNNNNNNNNNNNNNNNNNNNNNNNNNNNNNNNNNNNNNNNNNNNNNNNNNNNNNNNNNNNNNNNNNNNNNNNNNNNNNNNNNNNNNNNNNNNNNNNNNNNNNNNNNNNNNNNNNNNNNNNNNNNNNNNNNNNNNNNNNNNNNNNNNNNNNNNNNNNNNNNNNNNNNNNNNNNNNNNNNNNNNNNNNNNNNNNNNNNNNNNNNNNNNNNNCAACAAGTCtagctttgaatttatcaatggtaccatcaactttcattttcttcttaaagatccatttacaacctattggtttggatCTAGGTGGGAGGTCTACCAATTTCCAAGTTTTATTCCCCATGATTGAGTCCATTTCCTTTTGGATGGCTTATTTCCAAAAGGAAGAGTCTTGAGACTTTATTGCCTCTTCATATGTGTCTGGGTCACTTTCTAAATTGTAGCAAATTGGTCCATAACTGTTACTGGAATCATTTGTACCTTCTACAAGGAACACAAAGAAGTCTAGGCCATAATCTTTCTCCTTTATGGCTCTTTTGCTTCTTCTGAGTCTGAACATGTCAAAACATCATTATTAGATACATTATTTTCTATGCTTTGTACACTAGAACATACAGTTTCCTTGGGATGTGGAATTgagttaaatctattttcttgaaaaattgcaCCTCTTGACTCAATCACTGTGTTAATAGGGTATGAGTCATTAGATTCAACAACCATGAATCTATAGGCCTTGCCATTTTTAGCATAGCCCAGAAATACACTTTCAATTCCTTTTTCtcccaatttttttctttttggttcaggaaccttaacaattgctctacagccccaaacttttatatagttaagattgggttttcttttcttccagagTTCATATGGGGTTATTTTGTTCCTTTTATTGGGAACTCTATTTAGCAAATAACATGCAGTTAGCATGACTTCACCCCAATAACCTTTAGATAAATCAGAATAGGATAACATGGCATTCACAATTTCTTCTAATATCCTATTTTTCCTTTTTGCAATTTCATTTTGTTGTGGGGAATATGATGCAGTTGTTTGATGCACAATACTAGTGGACTCAAAATACTCAGGGTCGTAGAACTCTCCTCCCTTATCACTTCTAAAACACTTAAGAAACGTTTCATGTTGAAGTTCTACTtgtgctttaaatattttaaatttgtctaaaacttcattcttagagtgcattaaataaacataacaaaatctagagtaatcatcaatgaaagtgacaaaatactttttaccACAAATTGTAGGCCAACCATGTAAATCGCATACATCAGagtgaattaaatctaataccTTAGAACTTCTTTCAACACTTTTAAAAGGTTGTCTTGTAATTTTAGTTAGCACGCAAGTAAtacatgaatttgaatttttatcaaaagtcagaatttaatttgatttcatcatatcattcaattttctaaagttaatatgtcctagtcgcatatgccataaatcacaaGACTCAACAATATAAGtagaaattatattattattatagttactaataacattacatttgaACATATTCTCACAAAGGTAACCCTTCCCTACAAACATACCACCTTTAGAGAGAGTAAATTTATctccctcaaatacacatttgaaACCAAACTTATTAAGTAAAGGTACAAAAATCAAGTTATTCCTAACATCAGgaacataaaatacatatttaagagTAAGTACTTTAAAAGAAGTAAATTTAATCTCCAttgttccttttcctttgacTTGAACAATTGAGGCATTTTCCATGTACAAAATActtccatcttcttcatcaatggTCTTAAATAGTTCTTTATTTTTGCACACATGGCGGGTAGCACCAGAGTCTATCCACCAAGattcaacatcttcaatcatgttgagttcGAAAATGACAGCAATAAGGTTATCTTTTGTTGCACTTGAATTCTTGTCTTTGTTCTTTCTTTTCAAGAACCTGCACTCATTTTTAAAGTGTCCTGGTTTTCCACAATGATAAcaacttccttttcttttcttttgttgttcattattaccattgtgtttttcatgagatttatcaaaatcttgatttgttttcttaaaagatttgctTGAATTTCCTTCCTCCATTACATGGACCTTTTCATGAGAGAATTGGTTTTTAGTATCATCTTGTTTACGATACTCTTCTTTTAAACGAATGTGATTACCCAATTGCTCAAGTGATATGTCATCTTTCTTATGTTTCATagattttttgaaatctttccACGAAGGTGGAAGTTTATCTATTATGTAGGATACAATAATGGTTTCATCCATGTGCATTTGATGTTGTTTGTAGTTATTAAGAATACGTTCAATTTCATGCATTTGTTCCATTGTTGATTTACTATcaaccattttataattattaaattgagaaacaagAAACTTCTTACTTGTAGCGTCTTCTTGCATGTATCTTGACTCTAATTTCTCCCATTGTTCCTTTGCAGAGATGCTACTTTGATATATATCGAACAAGGAGTCAGACATTCCGTTGAGAATATGGCCCATGCATATATAGTCATCATTGTCCCACTTCTGCCTTTCTCTTGTTTCTGCTAATGTTTCCACTTCCCTCTCTAGCGGTCTTGTGGTGTTCAGAACATACACCACCTTCAAATTTGTTAAAAggaatttcatctttttctgcCAACGGATAAAATTTCCTCCATCGAATTTCTCcaacttcacaaaattagaAGGCATTTCTTTGAGTGGTGCAAccattgattgaaaataaaatcgaacctaaagattgttggatCTATTTTGGTGACAAtgctgcaagactttaatagtgaagttgttgatgaagattatatgtagcaaattccaaagcgtgttgttacactagcctttcggttcgattcgcccccaccaatcgaatgcaaatgagataaccagtgaatccccttcagggtactttggaaaaccttgatatgatttgcacttTCACACCAAGagtatctttcaatagtatgttacaaaagaaTGATTCTTATTCTTTACTCATGCATTAGAAAGGAATAAGATGACTTAACATATACGAATGGGTGAGAAAAGTGGATGGCAATCACTTGAATTCGTGTCTCCATTGTCCAAAGTGACcctatttataagaaaaataatgtcacttgagAAAGAATTACAATCCTTGGTTCTACCACTGTTTCGCGAAGGGATATATACatataacatataattatttaCTGAAGTATTGCACTGGTCTGGTGGCAAAACAGTGCCTCTGTTTCGCGAAGACATACTAGATTTGCTTCTAGAACATACAATCCTTGGTTCGAAGACATACTAGATTTGCTTCTAGAACACAACTAACAACTAAATCATGTCAATTACCATtaattatacatacatatattatccaatattttggaaatatctccCAAGACACACATTGTTTGTGCTTAGAATTAGATTTATTACCACTTCTATTATTTCCTCCAATGCCTCTTTTCTGTTCACAGGACTTTTCATACCTTCAGGGTTATAGTTCCTGtacaaacaataattaaaaaaatcaaatgaagtGATCCTCTTCTCTCTAAGCTTAAAATGAAGATGAAAAAAAGAAGGAAACATTACCAAGGAGGAGCATAATGGATGAGATCACTGACATTCTGAGAGGTTGACACACAATTGTTAGTTGTTGGACACAGAGCCAATGCTGGTGAATTTTTCTTAACTCCAAGATATTCAGGCTTCTTTCCACTGCAGGATATGAGATAAAGTCaatagaataaattatttttataaactcttTCATCCACtcataatttgttaaaaaatgatATGAAATCTTGAATGAAAGGTAGAAGGAAAACATGGTGTACCTGAAATTGAATATGGCACCAAGGGTTGCTAATTCACTGCTCCTCAATATGAGTTctctttaatataattaaaaacaaaataaatttaagtatAAGAGATAGagatttgagaaaatgaaataaataaataaataaataaataaataaataaataattaattaggaAGTAGAAACCTTCGATTAATTTGGTTGTCGAGGTTGTCCTCCTGCTTCATATGAAGAATACGAGGAAGAGAAAAGTgttaatatgattatttttataggGTAATTTGAGGTTGCAGGAtattgttgaagatgatgaagccATTATTAGGTTATTTAGGGTAGGAACTTCAACTTCagtattttaattaagaatgaATGAATAAACGTGTGAAATGAGTGAGGGAGGAATTCTTCCTTTCTAcatccattttcttttcttaaataaCAAAACTCTGTGTGTCTTCTTTGTGAACCGACACTACCTTTGAATATTTTTACCTGTTTATAAATCTCTTAGACCAACTTTTTTTCTCgtctaaataatatttattaatttattttaatcattaattttccctttaaaatatattaaaattattatagtcTTTTAATATTAGGGATAGAAATAAATTGGAATAAATTGTACTTTGTTAAACTTAAGTTtgatttgtcaaaaaaatttagtGCTAATTATGGTTTATGACTTGTTATAAGCTTAATTTTTAGGCGTAAGTCGACTTAAAAgtctatttcattttaacatttttgaatatttaatcaaacatatctttaaatagattaacgagttaatatgtcaattaaattaaattctattttgatatttaacattatattttgaataatatgACTTTATACATATCCtacttcaattctattttataataattaatacattttaatatgtcaaaaactaaagAATGTTATTATgcgtaaattactaaaagttgaatatctaacaaaaagatcaaaatttaatataattatagtagtaaaaaaatatttatatttatttaaataggttgaCTTAAAAGAATTAGTATGTGGCTAGTAATTTGACTTTGtttgtttaaaagaaaagtCTAGCATAATCTGACCTAACGTAGGTTGGGCTGTAGGCTATGTCGGTCGACCTAACATATTCTCACCCGTACTCGACACTAAAGATAGAGGATCCAATTTCCTCTTTTTTTGCTctactattttaaatatagcAATTTTGGCTGCTTGATTTTGACAGAGTCAACAATGACGTtgactcatttttttaaatctttacacacaaatgttaaattaattaaaataaaaaagtatattatcacGTGACTGTTGTCCAATGATAGCATTTGGTCAACAAAATCTATGTTTCATTTTGCGATTTCATCTTTTCATAGACAAAAGTTCCTCATATTCCTAATAGAGAGAAGGTGAAGTTCTTGTACTCATTGTAGCAATAAACTTAGGTTTTGTTGATCAAATGTTATTATTGTCAACGGTCATgtaacaataaattttttagttttaattaagtTTCACGTATAcacatacatatttttttaaatgaatatatatcAGCGTTACCTAGTCAAAATTACAAAAGGGAATAGAGTTAATAGGccaaaattattatcaaaatacgAATATCACATTTTAGTCTTTTACTTAAAAACGATTAATATAGCTTTTGATTAATAATATGTTAAATAGAAATAggaatctctataaaattatgGAGATTAACTAAATATGTAACTACTTGTACTAAAGCATGAGCTGTATCATTTTCTTGCCGTCGAACAAACTCAATCTTAGAGTTCCTAAACACAGATGAAAGGAGGAATCTACAATCAATGAGGATGACCCCCATTTAGACTCATCCACATTATTTGCATGTAACTTA
It includes:
- the LOC101494828 gene encoding uncharacterized protein isoform X2, with product MKQEDNLDNQINRRELILRSSELATLGAIFNFSGKKPEYLGVKKNSPALALCPTTNNCVSTSQNVSDLIHYAPPWNYNPEGMKSPVNRKEALEEIIEVGHFGQWRHEFK
- the LOC101494828 gene encoding uncharacterized protein isoform X1; the encoded protein is MKQEDNLDNQINRRELILRSSELATLGAIFNFSGKKPEYLGVKKNSPALALCPTTNNCVSTSQNVSDLIHYAPPWNYNPEGMKSPVNRKEALEEIIEVVINLILSTNNVCLGRYFQNIG